The genomic window CCTCCACCTCTGCATAGTTATGAGGGAGATACGCACTGGGAATGGCGACCGCTCCATCAAACAACAGTCTGGGCTTTCTCCTGTGGCAAAACCTCACAGCCAGGATCAGAATAATGAAAGTCAGAAAGAAGGTGGACACGGAAACTAGCGCGATGATCAGATAAAAAGTCAGTTTGGAATTGTTCTCCTCATAAGTCATGTCTTTAAGTTCAGGAACTTCAGCAAGATTAtcagaaataagtaaatatacagAACATGTAGCAGAGAGAGGCGGCTGTCCGTTATCTTTCACAGAGATGACAAGGTTCTGTTTCATGCTGTCAGATTCAGTAATGTCCCTCTGAGCCCTGATCTCTCCACTATGGAGGCCGATAGTGAAAAGTCCCGGATCGGTAGATTTGACTATCTGATACGACAGCCACGCGTTCTGTCCAGAGTCAGCATCCACAGCGATAACTTTGGAGaccagagagccagagagagcagCTTTAGGGACCATCTCAGTCATTAAAGACTTTCCCTCTGGAGCAGGGTATAATATCTGTGGAGAGTTATCATTCTCATCTGATatgaacacactcacagtcacgttGCTGCTGAGTGGAGGAGAACCGTTGTCTCTGGCTACAACCTGGACTTTAAAGTTTCGGAACTTTTCATAATCAAATGACCTCACGGCCTGGATCACTCCTGTATCTGagttaatggataaaaatgagATCACTGGAAGAGCGTTTATCTCACTGGACACCAgagaatacagtactgtaccgtTCTGCCTCCAGTCTGGGTCTCTTGCAGTAACAGAACTAATAGAAGTTCCTGGTTTGTTATTTTCAACTACATATGCAGTGTAGGATTGCTGTTCAAATACAGGTGCGTTATCATTTACATCTGATATCGACAATTGAACTGTCTTAGAGGAGGATAAGGGGGGAGTGCCTTCATCCACTGCAATAAAAGTAATGTTGTATTCTGATGTAATTTCACGATCGAGCACGCCAGATGTCACAAtggaaaaataatttttgaTAGAAGGTTTTAAAACGAAAGGAACATTTCCTTGAATACTACACCGAATTTGTCGATTTTTCTCTGAGTCTTTATCTTGCACATTAATTATGCCTACTTCTGTTTCAGGTGGTGCGCTTTCAGGAATAGGATTATTCAACGATTTTAGGTGTATTGTGGGTGCATTGTCATTAACGTCTTCTATATCAATTACCACCTTCGCAAAAGAGGACAGCCCAGAACCATCTTTACCTTGAATCCGTATTTCATACGTCGTTTGTCTTTCATAGTCAACGGCGCCGATCAAAACTAAATTACCCGTTTCAGACTCTAGCGTAAACAATTTAAGCATATCGTTAGAGATATGTCCAAATTCGTAAATTACTTGACCATTAGCACCTTCATCAGCGTCCGTGGCCGTAACTGTACTTATTGTCGTGCCAACGGGAGAATCTTCTCGCAGACTCACTTTATAAACTTGCTGACTAAACACTGGAGAATTATCATTGGCGTCGAGGACTGTAACATGTATTAATACAGAGGCAGATTTAGGCGGATTGCCTCCATCCAGAGCAGTAAGCAATAACCTCACCTCGTGTTCCTGTTCACGGTCCAACTCCTTCTCTAAAATGATCTCCCCGTATTTTTCTTGGTCCGGGTTATTATGAAAAACAAACGAGAAATAAGGATTATCCTGCAGTTTGTAGGTCTGTACGGCATTCACGCCTATATCTGCATCGTGCGCTTCATTAATGGCATAGCGAGCTCCTTTGTGTGCTTGTTCTCTGATCTCTAATTTAACGACGTCCTTTGAAAAAACCGGTGCGTTATCGTTAATATCAGTAATTTCTACAGTCACGCGGTGTAATTCCAAAGGGTTTTCTAGAAT from Tachysurus vachellii isolate PV-2020 chromosome 20, HZAU_Pvac_v1, whole genome shotgun sequence includes these protein-coding regions:
- the LOC132862894 gene encoding protocadherin beta-16-like isoform X13, translating into MEYPGCFAWCFLFGITSVLHSLPTSKGDISYSTPEERKIGSVIGNLAKDLGVNAKTLALRKARLDVEGDSKRYCDIDINTGDLTVADRIDREQLCGFTAVCVLKYEVILENPLELHRVTVEITDINDNAPVFSKDVVKLEIREQAHKGARYAINEAHDADIGVNAVQTYKLQDNPYFSFVFHNNPDQEKYGEIILEKELDREQEHEVRLLLTALDGGNPPKSASVLIHVTVLDANDNSPVFSQQVYKVSLREDSPVGTTISTVTATDADEGANGQVIYEFGHISNDMLKLFTLESETGNLVLIGAVDYERQTTYEIRIQGKDGSGLSSFAKVVIDIEDVNDNAPTIHLKSLNNPIPESAPPETEVGIINVQDKDSEKNRQIRCSIQGNVPFVLKPSIKNYFSIVTSGVLDREITSEYNITFIAVDEGTPPLSSSKTVQLSISDVNDNAPVFEQQSYTAYVVENNKPGTSISSVTARDPDWRQNGTVLYSLVSSEINALPVISFLSINSDTGVIQAVRSFDYEKFRNFKVQVVARDNGSPPLSSNVTVSVFISDENDNSPQILYPAPEGKSLMTEMVPKAALSGSLVSKVIAVDADSGQNAWLSYQIVKSTDPGLFTIGLHSGEIRAQRDITESDSMKQNLVISVKDNGQPPLSATCSVYLLISDNLAEVPELKDMTYEENNSKLTFYLIIALVSVSTFFLTFIILILAVRFCHRRKPRLLFDGAVAIPSAYLPHNYAEVEGAGTLRSSYNYDTYLTTGSRTSDFKFITSYNDSTLTAGGTLKKIQSDILGASLITLNNTCEEGDEQKPPNNDWRLPPNQRPGPSGQHRFHTLQQRWAPYEKSRAGPRPEEAGAGAVVGTGPWPNPPTEAEQLQALMAAANEVSEATATLGPRYNAQYVADYRQNVYIPGSTATLTANPQQQMPQQALPPPQAPPQAAPAVDVPKAAPTPASKKKVTKKDKK
- the LOC132862894 gene encoding protocadherin beta-16-like isoform X37, with the translated sequence MEYPGCFAWCFLFGITSVLHSLPTSKGDISYSTPEERKIGSVIGNLAKDLGVNAKTLALRKARLDVEGDSKRYCDIDINTGDLTVADRIDREQLCGFTAVCVLKYEVILENPLELHRVTVEITDINDNAPVFSKDVVKLEIREQAHKGARYAINEAHDADIGVNAVQTYKLQDNPYFSFVFHNNPDQEKYGEIILEKELDREQEHEVRLLLTALDGGNPPKSASVLIHVTVLDANDNSPVFSQQVYKVSLREDSPVGTTISTVTATDADEGANGQVIYEFGHISNDMLKLFTLESETGNLVLIGAVDYERQTTYEIRIQGKDGSGLSSFAKVVIDIEDVNDNAPTIHLKSLNNPIPESAPPETEVGIINVQDKDSEKNRQIRCSIQGNVPFVLKPSIKNYFSIVTSGVLDREITSEYNITFIAVDEGTPPLSSSKTVQLSISDVNDNAPVFEQQSYTAYVVENNKPGTSISSVTARDPDWRQNGTVLYSLVSSEINALPVISFLSINSDTGVIQAVRSFDYEKFRNFKVQVVARDNGSPPLSSNVTVSVFISDENDNSPQILYPAPEGKSLMTEMVPKAALSGSLVSKVIAVDADSGQNAWLSYQIVKSTDPGLFTIGLHSGEIRAQRDITESDSMKQNLVISVKDNGQPPLSATCSVYLLISDNLAEVPELKDMTYEENNSKLTFYLIIALVSVSTFFLTFIILILAVRFCHRRKPRLLFDGAVAIPSAYLPHNYAEVEGAGTLRSSYNYDTYLTTGSRTSDFKFITSYNDSTLTAGGTLKKIQSDILGASLITLNNTCEEGDEQKPPNNDWRLPPNQRPGPSGAGPRPEEAGAGAVVGTGPWPNPPTEAEQLQALMAAANEVSEATATLGPRYNAQYVADYRQNVYIPGSTATLTANPQQQMPQQALPPPQAPPQAAPAVDVPKAAPTPASKKKVTKKDKK